The following are encoded together in the Hippoglossus stenolepis isolate QCI-W04-F060 chromosome 12, HSTE1.2, whole genome shotgun sequence genome:
- the LOC118118563 gene encoding protein phosphatase 1 regulatory subunit 1C-like — MEPSSPKKIQFAVPPLQGQLDPQASEHIRRRRPTPATLQIYRQPGTDVGDQNNASGESQESDSSQRKQSTFAPPTMKGKLESAVPEEEEEENIPQKD, encoded by the exons ATGGAGCCCAGCAGTCCGAAGAAGATCCAGTTTGCTGTGCCTCCTCTGCAGGGACAGCTGGACCCACAGGCCAGCgaacat ATCCGCCGCAGACGACCGACTCCTGCGACTCTGCAGATCTACAGACAACCTGGCAcag ATGTTGGCGATCAGAACAACGCCAGCGGAGAGTCACAG GAGTCGGATTCGTCTCAGAGGAAGCAGAGCACCTTCGCCCCCCCCACCATGAAAG ggaAGCTGGAAAGTGCTGTGcccgaggaggaagaggaggagaacatcCCTCAGAAAGACTGa